TCTATTGTCTTCCCCTTGTCTCTTAATAACAAATACATCTTGAATTTCAAGTTCGTACAGTGTATGAGTTGCTGCATGAGTATTTtgcacatattttttaatgacttTATATTCCTCACTTTCCTTatccaatattttaatttcagtatTGAGTTGCTTGTAATAGGTATCGAGTGGATTCTTTGTTGCATCCGCCTTAACATGCAAAAGTGAATACGCAATTTCCATTTCAAGTAATGCGTCTAACATTTCACACTTAGCATGGATTTCTTCCATCGTATTCAAGACTTTAAGCTCGGATACTCCGAAATTATGAGGTATTAGGTTATAAAATCTGTTGGATGCATCAACCAACTGAACCGAATCgacatctttcttctttaatacTTCTTGTAAATCAGTTAATACTGAATACGCTTTTTGGATTTGTGTTTTGGACAATTTTCCAAGCGGCATTTTTTCtacatcaatttcaaattcaaccATCACCTTTCTCATATTCGCTTCAtcgaaaatcaatttcattaaatcttGAATTGGCTGTTCTAACTCACTCTTAATATGAGAGTCTAACTTTGCCGATACATCGTCCCCATAATCAATATCCACTGGGTACATTTTGCCAGGtactttaacaaaattatctcTCTGATTCCAACAGTTTCCACTTTTCTCGTCGTATAATATCTCAAACTGAGCTATACATTCCTCTAGAGATAATTTCTGTACTTTTGAACCACCGATAGAAGTTCCTATTCTGCCCCAGCTTCTAAACAACCAGTATTCATCTTTCTTATCGTGCTTCAAAATCTGCAACTTATAATAGCtattttttttagtttgtATGTCTGAAAGTattaatgtaacattatacttatttttaccCTCTTGATATACATGTGCACAATCTTGTAAACCACTATCTGGGTCAACAGTTTCACCTTTTTtcaattgcaatttcattttaccaGATCCTGATTTTTCAAATGTACTTTTCCCTTTACTTTTTGAGACATTCGATTTTTCCGTGAgaacgttaattttattagacaAGTCACCTCCCCAACTTGAAatagttttcttttcaatGAGCGATATAGCAggtttcgtatattttttagcTTCCTCAATAAAGTCTGCAGTAATAACTTGAATGTTAAAACTTTTGGCTTCTTCCATCTTTTTACTCATTTTATCTACTTCATGTTGTGTTGATATAATAGCAGCTACATTTTCATGAAGTTTTGAAGTTATCTCTCCTcctaaatgtaaaatttccttttttaaggtatttctatcttttcctATCTGCCCTATAATAAAGAATTGCATATGTTTTAATGGCTTGGGTTTTGCTTCAACTTTGGGTCCAGAATCAACttcatcttccttttttactgCACTAGATGTTGATGGTACAGCTATCTTTATAAGTCGTTTTCTAACTTTGTATTTCAAAGATTTGCTATTAAACATTGAAACagtgattaattttttcacaTGTCTTTCGCAAATATgctaatttatgaaaatagcttttaattttaatttatgaaagtaCTTACAGATCTGGATATGCTTCTTTTATATCAGATGGTAttacgaatttctttcttttaggATCTTGTATGACATTTTCACACTTAGTCCATTCTGTCAAATCTCCAGTACATTTGTATCCAGTACCTGAATTATACACAAGCTGTCCATTACATTTTGGACATGGCTTTAAAGCCCCAAAACAAATTGCATCCGATAAACGATCTATTATCTAcacaacaaatattttaatcacttaaatattttatttaccttgaatcaaaaataaacttaattaaaataagatacatACAGCTGAAACACCTTCTGGTATTTGttgttcattttcttctaacaTAGTAATGAGGTCAGGTTTCTTTACAGAGgataatttatctttaattgcaaataattcatcattttgttttttcatttctttctcttcttctgcATCTTCTGGTTCATCTTTGATTTTCTTAACAGGTGGGACATCATCTACCTTAATTCTTGGTAAAACACTTTTGAGTTTCTTCTGATCATCTTTGGAAAGTTCATCTTTGCCAGGAAGTGCATCTCCACtctcataaaattgtaaacttTCCCTTACTTTGGCAAAGCATTCAAGATGATGCCATCTATCTATACCACCGTACCTTCTGCCATGCTCActttcaaaatctttttttgATACTCTGACCTCGCCCTGTACTATCTTTTCTTCACAGGCTTTGCAAGTTGATTTGTTAGATTTTGCATATTGGACTAAAAAATCATGTAATGGACCTGCAGCGGCAGTACCACCACCACTAcgctttcttccttttctagATGCAGGCAATGGAAGGGTGCTTGCTTCctctataaaaatgtttgattcaaactattgcattatattattgtattataatatcaaatatgatttacaacgatataataaacaaaccAATTCTCCTTTGAAGTTCCTTTTGATCTTCCCAGcgaatattatcaaaattagcAATATCTGCAGTAGTTTTTGGCctttgtttcataaaaaaacAAGGCGGATGATACCACTTTGGTACCTTTCCATCATGAACGGGActctaaaatttaaaagctaaaatttaacaaacatattttaaaacattataatagttttaaaggaatataaaacatatggATAAACTCAAtgactttattaaaaagtaattctaaataaatttccccaattttattaaaattaaatatacataaaataataatttattaatagaaacattaatcttcataaatatattgcgttttatattgtattatcgAACACATTATCAGTTcccattatattatataaccttgatgaaattgaacaataattgaatttaaaactTATGCTGATTACAGCAATGACATATAAAttcatacaaaattaataatgttgATATGGTATACCTGAACAATAACGGCGAGTCTTAACGAatctttttcgatatttttcttacaattttggCATGAAGCCCTCGAactttttgcatattcgaCAGAATATGGTAAATCAGGATTCATTGTTTCACTAAAATCCGTTCAATAATTTTAGTCTTGAAGCCAAGCGCCAAAGAGCAGTATTCAATGAGCGAAGACAAAATGCGCGTTGCGCGCCAAATACCAGTATATTCGGAAGTTCATCTTATTTTCTGTTACAATTATgatctattttaaataagtgACCAATCATAGAACAAAAAAAATCCTACAAtgattatatgtaatttcaattttatctacttcaattaattcaatttaaattcgaGAAGTAtgtgttaaatatttcgataataaattgatgatcaATGATATATATAAACCGGATGATATATAAACCGGAAGTGATATCctattttctacgaattttaGAACTTACCTTAATTATCACTTTCGTTCTTCATACATTTATACGTTAGTTTACTCTAAAAAAGTATTCTGacttggaaattattttttctttctaatataaaatctttaatttaatttgggAAATTactcaattttttaatcttttaaatttattttcaaattaataattaaaatatgaaacatttattttacttataatacaattatacttttatattttatatatatataataacattatctTTTCATacctaataattatttattaatttatataatgctttatatataatcaatttatatgatttgatttacattatattgttACAGGCATGTACTCATTATCAATTATACATGATGCATTAAAAtgcataaaacatttaaaataaatgcataCCCGTAAACATAGATCTACATTATTGTATGTAGTCTAAaggatattataaataagctATAAGTTGTAATACAATGTTGGTacactttatttttataatcgtataatattgtacaaattattacagtaaactatatatttctgtaattacgTCTATGAATGTTTCTCTGTTTTACCAACATAGTTTGTCATAAAAGTGGCTGACAAGTGGTagttcaattaaataatataaccaTACAGTGTAAAAATGCACTATGTTATGTCCTTTATCGaatgcaatctttttttttctaaaattatttcctacaATAACGTACAAAACTTATTAAGAAAagatcaaaattattaaattaattctgttACTTCTTTCGTCTATCTACATATTCATATAAGCCTATTATATAAATCCATAGTGTTTACGAGAAGATAATTAACTGTCCCTTCTTATACCATGCTATCACTATACTagaataagtatatatatatatatatacgattttacatatttatatatataatacttttcttgatattatatatatacatatataaatatatattttatagtttagACGTCACGTTGTTCGTACTAACAAATTCGgtgtttcataataaatttatcgttctaacagaaaaaatgtatacacatatgtgTGCCATcctattttattgatatagttgtttatattatattctatgttaatgtacatttttgtttatataagagcgcaaaaataaaacttaatattttattataacgtCTGCCACGAAAAATTTAAACTTATAGCAATAGATACAATTTACAACTTCAAAAGATgttttgattttataacttaCTTCATACACACAACTTTATGAAACGTTACAAATTAAACAGAGAATTATATATTCCACATTCGTCgcttaaaagtataatttcaaatttgaaaagaagacaaaaatatatatgtgatggaaaaaatggaaa
The DNA window shown above is from Bombus pyrosoma isolate SC7728 linkage group LG7, ASM1482585v1, whole genome shotgun sequence and carries:
- the LOC122569151 gene encoding poly [ADP-ribose] polymerase, giving the protein MNPDLPYSVEYAKSSRASCQNCKKNIEKDSLRLAVIVQSPVHDGKVPKWYHPPCFFMKQRPKTTADIANFDNIRWEDQKELQRRIEEASTLPLPASRKGRKRSGGGTAAAGPLHDFLVQYAKSNKSTCKACEEKIVQGEVRVSKKDFESEHGRRYGGIDRWHHLECFAKVRESLQFYESGDALPGKDELSKDDQKKLKSVLPRIKVDDVPPVKKIKDEPEDAEEEKEMKKQNDELFAIKDKLSSVKKPDLITMLEENEQQIPEGVSAIIDRLSDAICFGALKPCPKCNGQLVYNSGTGYKCTGDLTEWTKCENVIQDPKRKKFVIPSDIKEAYPDLKSLKYKVRKRLIKIAVPSTSSAVKKEDEVDSGPKVEAKPKPLKHMQFFIIGQIGKDRNTLKKEILHLGGEITSKLHENVAAIISTQHEVDKMSKKMEEAKSFNIQVITADFIEEAKKYTKPAISLIEKKTISSWGGDLSNKINVLTEKSNVSKSKGKSTFEKSGSGKMKLQLKKGETVDPDSGLQDCAHVYQEGKNKYNVTLILSDIQTKKNSYYKLQILKHDKKDEYWLFRSWGRIGTSIGGSKVQKLSLEECIAQFEILYDEKSGNCWNQRDNFVKVPGKMYPVDIDYGDDVSAKLDSHIKSELEQPIQDLMKLIFDEANMRKVMVEFEIDVEKMPLGKLSKTQIQKAYSVLTDLQEVLKKKDVDSVQLVDASNRFYNLIPHNFGVSELKVLNTMEEIHAKCEMLDALLEMEIAYSLLHVKADATKNPLDTYYKQLNTEIKILDKESEEYKVIKKYVQNTHAATHTLYELEIQDVFVIKRQGEDNRYKPFKKLHNKKLLWHGSRTTNFAGILSQGLRIAPPEAPVTGYMFGKGIYFADMVSKSANYCCTHSGNPTGLLLLCEVALGNMHERYRADYIEKLPSGKHSTWGRGRTQPDPETVYKTKDGVEVPYGVPVSAKLPKKSDLLYNEYIVYDVAQVKAQYLLKMNFKYKE